The window CCCAGGCATGCGCGGTCGGGGCGTCGAGCACGCTGTGGACGTATTGCAGCTCCAGAAAATGATCGCCCCGCCCAGTGAGCGGCTCTGTCCATCTCAGCTCAGACGCCCCGGTTCACCGATCCAGTCGCTCAGTCCGTGCAGCTGGTGCACCGGCAGGCCGCCGGATTCCGTGCGGGTCGTGGCGTGTTCCAGCTCAACACGCTGAACCTGACGCCAGAGACCCTGGAGCGACGTGGGCTTCGTTGTGACAAGCCCAGCGGTCCCCCCGCGTAGCAGCGCCTCACGCTGGTGACCGGTAAGCGGAAGGTCACGCCCGACCTGAAAGAACGAGTGGCGGAGTTTGGATTCCAGCACGTCCAGCCAGGGCTCCAGTGCCTCTCGGCTCAGGCCAGTGGTGTGCAGGCTCATGCCACAGCCGACATCGTTGCCGATGGCCTGCGGAAGAACGAAGCCCTGAGCTTGAATCACGGTGCCAACTGGAATGCCCGCGCCTTTATGGACATCGGGGGTCAGGGCGACCCGCTCGATGTGGGCTGATGAACCGTCGGTGCTGAGCCGCTCCAGTGTGCTTTCCAGATCCAGCAATCGGAGCAGCTCGTCCACGGCACGGCGTTCTAGGGTCACTTCAGGGGTGGCGAACAGCTGGGCAGGAAAGGAATACGGATGGTCGACCCGCAGTTCGGTGGCAGCTGTTGGTGGTGCATCTGAGTCCTCTGGGGGTCTGGGAATGAAGGCCAGCGAGTCTGAACAGACCGCTAGATCACGCCCACCGCAGCAGCAATGAAGGGAACAGCTGAAGTTTAGAGCCTCACCCACCAGCAGGCAATCAGCAGTCCACGCGCCCTGTGCTGGCATGGAGTCATGGACTGTGAGACAGAGCAACGCTGTCTGGGGAAGACGAGGTTGTGCAGTCTCACCTCTGCTGCGGAGCTCAGGTTCTTGGTACTCCGTTGGCTCGGATGTGGAACACCGTCCAACACGCACGTAAAGGCAATCTTACGCGTGAGCCAAAAACGGCATGCAGCAGCACACAACTTTTCAGGAAGTCTGGGCCTGCCCCGTTTTGGCGTAGTTGAGGTTAAGCGGCTGTAGCTTGGCGTTCGAACTCGGCGGGTGTCAAGTAGTTGAGAGTGGAGTGCCGACGCTGGCGATTGTAGAACACCTCAATGAACTCGAAAATGGCGCGTCTGGCGGCGACACGGGTCTCGAAGATCGTGTCCTCGAACAGCTCCCGTTTCAGGGAGCTGAAAAAGCTCTCCACGACAGCGTTGTCCCAACATTCTCCTTTCCGACTCATGCTGCATCGCGCTTGAAACTGGACGAGTGCAGCTTGAAAAACATGGCTGGTGTACTGACTCCCTTGGTCACTGTGGTGCAGGAAGCCGGGCGGTGGATCACGACGCTGAACAGCCATCTGTAAGGCGGCCAGCGGCAGGGTGGCGGGCATCTGAGCGTCCATGGCGTACCCGACGACTGCTCGGGAACACAGGTCGAGTGTGACCGCGAGGTACAGCCAGCCTTCCTTCGTGGGAATGTACGTCAAATCAGCGGCCCAGACGTGATTGAGCTGTAGGGCGTTGAACTGACGATTCAGCAGGTTAGGAGCAACCGGGTCACGGTGATTGTTGTCAGTGGTGCGGACCGATCGACGCTTCCCCTTCGCACGGAGCCCGTTATCCCGCATCAGTCGGGCA is drawn from Deinococcus ruber and contains these coding sequences:
- a CDS encoding RtcB family protein; this translates as MDELLRLLDLESTLERLSTDGSSAHIERVALTPDVHKGAGIPVGTVIQAQGFVLPQAIGNDVGCGMSLHTTGLSREALEPWLDVLESKLRHSFFQVGRDLPLTGHQREALLRGGTAGLVTTKPTSLQGLWRQVQRVELEHATTRTESGGLPVHQLHGLSDWIGEPGRLS